The Topomyia yanbarensis strain Yona2022 chromosome 3, ASM3024719v1, whole genome shotgun sequence nucleotide sequence AGCgtttaattttagaaaagcgaAAGGCACAGCGAAAGGCACAGCGAAAGGAAATGCTGGCGAAGGAGAAGAAACTGATGGAGCAGCAATTAGCTGACGAACGGGAGTTCTTGGAGCAACAGAAAAAACTCCGAGTTAACTTCCAGCGAGCTCGTGAAGAGCTATTTTGCCTGCCCGAAGGCGACCAAGAAGAAGGCGCTATCGAAAGAGAAGGAACCTCCGACAAGGTGCGGATGTGGATGGAGTCCATTCCAACGGATCCACGAGGGGCTTATCCAAAGGACCTGCGACGGGCCGGATGCAACCCATCGGAAACCGAAGCAAATGctgtaaataaaaacaaattagaATTCCCAATACCCAAACAAGTGCCCGGGGATTTGTACGGTCGGAAGTCAGGCACAGTTGATCGTAAGCAACCAACGCTAATGCTAAACGGGTCGGGGTGGAATTCAACAGGCAATTCCCACCAAAGCAAGTTTTCCCATAATCAAAAGGGGAACGCATTTCTACGGTCGTTTTTGCTGGACAACGAAGAAAACGAGGAGCAAGATGAGGAAGAGGAACAAGACTCAATATTGCAGCAAGAATTAACGGAGGAGGAAGAAACCGTTCTTCGGAATCTTGTAAATCGCCGAAGACAGAACCGAACGGGGTTTCAGCGAGCAAGGCCAGCTAGAGGACCCACTCCGGAACAGCTAGCCGCGCGACATGCAGTGTCAAAACATCTTCCTATTTTCAAAGGGGAAGCAGAAGTTTGGCCGCTCTTCATAAGTTGCTATGAAACTACTACAGCAGCTTGTGGATTCACCAATACAGACAACCTGAAGAGACTCCAGGACAGCCTTCAGGGTCTGGCGAAAGAAGCTGTGCAGAGTCGCTTATTACTGCCAGAGTCGGTTCCCGAGGTAATCGAAGACCTCCGCAAGCTGTTCGGCAATCCGGAAAAGTTACTGAAATCGCTGGTAGCTAAAGTCCGTAGAGCTCCAGGACCAAGTCTGGATAGACTTGAAAGTTTCCTCTACTTCGGGATCACTGTTAAACAGTTATGTGATCATCTCGAAGCCGCTGGACTACATGATCATCTGAGTAATCCGATGCTGGTCCAGGAACTTGTTAGTAAGCTACCATCCGAGTATAAACTGGACTGGGTACGCTTCAAGCGGGGCAAGAGGGGGACTCCGCTTAGACTGTTTACTGATTTCACCAACCAAATCGTATCAGAAGTATCAGAAGTAGCCGAATTTAGTGGCCTAGAAACAAAGGGGCAGAGAGAGGTCGGAAAACCTAAGGGAAAGAAGGAGTTTGTGCACACCCATGCAGCACAGAACGTCCAGCCGTACGTAGCTCATTCCATGTCGGCTCCCAAGGGAAAAAGGCCGTGTGTCGTTTGCAAGAGAACGGACCACAAAGTGCGCTTTTGTGACGACTTTGAGAAACTAACACTACGAGATCGACTAAAGTTAGTAGAGAAGTATAAGCTCTGTGCATTATGCCTGTGTGACCACGGCCGAACTCGCTGCACGTTCAATGTTCGGTGTAACATAGACCATTGCAAAGGTGGGCATCATCCATTGCTCCATCGCACTGAAGAGCTCGTTCAGGTGGCTGATGTCGAATGCAACACGCATCTTCGCTCAAACCGTTCAGTCCTTTTTCGCATATTACCGATAACTTTGCATAATGGCAAGTCGTCTGTAAATTTGATCGCTTTCTTGGACGAAGGCGCATCTGCAACATTGCTGGAGAGCACAATAGCagacaagttgaatgctgacgGTGTTCCAGAACCATTGGTGGTTCACTGGACGGCGAATATGAAGCACCATGAGGACCAATCTCGGCGTTTGGACTTGTTGATCTCCCCGAGAGGATCAAACACTAAACACCAGCTGACCAGTGTTCGTACGGTAAAGAATTTGATGCTGCCAATACAGAGCATCAAGATTCAAGACCTGGTGAATCGTTTTGAGCATCTGAAAGGCTTGTCTGCAACCGATTACGACGCCGATGCACCGCAAATAATTATTGGCCTGAACAATTTACACTTGTTCGCGCCATTGGAGTCACGAGTAGGTGGAGTAGGAGAACCGATTGCCGTCCGATCCGCGCTAGGCTGGACAGTGTACGGACCAGATAAACCGTTGTCATCGGCAAAAGCGTTCGTGAACCACCACATCACTCATACCGTGAGCAACCAAGAGTTGCATGAGATACTTGGAGCACAATATGCATTGGAAGAGCTCTCTACATCGATGGTACCCCTTGCTGAATCCAACGAAGATAAACGGGCGCGTGATATTCTGCAGAAAACAACCGTTCGAGTAGGGGATCGATTTGAGACGGGACTGCTATGGAAAAACGATGTTCCTGACTTTCCAGACAGTTACCCGATGGCGGTGCGTCGCTTGAAGGCGTTGGAGAAGCGGCTTTCCAGAAATCCGGCACTACAGCAAAACGTTTTCCAGCAAATCGTGGAGTATCAGCGCAAAGGGTACTGCCACAAGGCAACAAAAGCAGAGTTGGGCGAGACAGCGACGAACAAGGTGTGGTATTTACCGCTGAACGTGGTGCTTCATCCAAAGAAGCCTGATAAAGTCCGGTTGGTGTGGGACGCTGCTGCCGCAGTCAATGGGACATCACTCAACTCTAACTTATTGAAAGGTCCCGATCTACTTACTTCCCTGCCAGCAGTGATATGCAAATTTAGGGAAAAGAGTGTTGCCTTCGGCGGTGACGTGCGCGAGATGTACCACCAGCTGCGCATACGAGAGGCGGATAAACAGGCTCAGCGCTTTCTGTTTCGTTTTGAGTCCAGTCGTCCTCCCGAGGTTTACGTAATGAATGTAGCAACGTTCGGGTCAACCAGCTCTCCGTGCTCggcacaatttgtcaaaaatttaaatgcCGAGGAGTATGCAGGACAGTTTCCAGATGCAGCGAAGGCTATCGTGGAACGCCATTATGTCGACGACTATTACGACAGTGTCGACTCAGAAGAGGAAGCCGTGAAGCGTGCCAAAGAGGTGCATTTCATCCACTCGAAGGCCGGGTTCGAAATCAGGAATTGGGCATCCAATTCGGAGAAGGTTCTACGGGAATTAAAAGAACCGAACCAGGAGCGAACGATACACTTTCACCAGGACAAGGTCATCGATCGGGAGCGAGTACTGGGTCTCATCTGGGACACGAAATGGGATGTGCTATCTTTCTCGATTCCGGCTCAGGACGAAGTCATAAGTTCCGGAATGCGCCCGACCAAGCGTCAAATCCTGAGCATCGTCATGTCTCTTTTCGACCCGTTGGGTTTGCTTACTCCATTCACCGTGCTGGGCAAAATCTTGGTTCAAGCTCTTTGGCGGACCGGGTGTGATTGGGATGAGCCTATCGACGATGATTCTAATGCCAAATGGCAACAGTGGACTGAGATGCTACCGGAAATAGAACGAGTGCGAATACCCCGGTCTTATTTTGGGAATCTTCACTCAGACAGTTACGGCCAGATCCAGTTGCACATGTTTTGTGACGCTGGTGAGAATGCGTATGGTTGCGTAGGTTATCTGCGAATTGTCGTAAACCAAGAGGTGAGCTGTTCTTTAGTAATGGCTCGATCTAAAGTTGCTCCACTAAGGCAGCTAACGATACCGCGACTGGAGCTGCAGGCCGCGGTGCTAGCAGCACAAATGATAAAGGCGATTCGACAAAACCACTCACTTGAAATACATCGAGTTTTCATTTGGAGTGACTCGCAGACAGTTCTGTCGTGGATACGGTCGGATCAACGAAAGTATAAACAGTTCGTCGGTTTTCGGATCGGGGAAATACTGAGCTTGTCAAACCTGTCAGATTGGAGATGGATTCCGTCGAAACTGAACATCGCTGATTGCTTGACCAAGTGGGGACGTATGCCCTCCATTGAGCCTGGAAGTTCCTGGTTCAGAGGACAAGAATTCATTTACCAAGCACCGGAAACGTGGCCACAGCAAGTCTTACCTCCAGCAAACACGACGACAGAAATGCGGGCGGTTTTTCTCTTCCACGACATAGTGCTGACCGGACCTTTCATCGACACCAGTCGAATTTCCAAATGGAATGTCCTCATCAGAACGGTAGCTTGTCTATACCGTTTCATCTCCAATTGCCGAAGAAAATGCGGTGGTCAATCTATCGAAACCCTTGAGCCTACGGCGAATCAAGAAAAGCTGATCCGGGGAGCGCTAACAGCAACCAGAGTTGGACTACAGCAGGGAGAATATCGGAGAGCCGAAGAAGCTCTTTTCCGGATGGCTCAAAGTGAAGCGTTCGGAGACGAAATAAAAACTCTCCGAAAAAATCAGGAATTGGAACAAGACCAATGGATACCCTTGGAGAGATCGAGTCCACTCCACAAGATGGCGCTACTGTTGGACTCTTCTGAAGTTCTACGGCTCGAGGGACGAACTGCAAATGCCGAGTTTTTGCCATTCGATCTGCGATTCCCTATAGTATTACCCAAAGATAACGCAGTGACGGCAAGACTGGTGCAATATTTTCATGTAAAGTGTGGTCATGCCTTCAGGGAGACGGTAAAGAGTGAAATTAAACAACGGTTCGTGATTCCAAAGCTCAGCTCCGTCATCGCTAATGTGGAGAAACATTGTGTTTGGTGTAAGGTCCACAAGAATCGACCAAGCATACCACGAATGGCTGCGTTACCAATTCAAAGGCTCACACCATACCAGCGACCGTTTACATTCGTGGGGGTCGACTATTTGGGGCCGGTAGAAGTTACGATCGGACGGCGCGCGGAAAAAAGGTGGATTGTCGTTTTCACGTGCTTGGTCGTTCGTGCCATTCACTTAGAGGTGGCTCACAGCCTCAATACCCAGTCGTGCTTGATGGCCATCAGGCGCTTTACTTGTCGCCGAGGACCGGTTGCAGAATACTTCTCGGACAACGGGACCAATTTTCGTGCGGCGAGCAAAGAAATCCAGCAGCTGTACCGTGACGTGCAGAAGGCGTGCGCTGAAGAGCTGACGGATGCGAGGACGCAGTGGCATTTTAATCCCCCTGCTGCTCCCCATATGGGGGGAGTGTGGGAGAGAATGGTTCGGACTGTGAAAGAGGTGATGAGCGCTCTGAACGACGGGAGGAGATTAACCGAAGAAATTCTCCAAACTACATTGTGTGAAGCTGAGGATATGATCAACAGTCGGCCGCTGGTATTCGCTCCGCAGGAGTCTCCTTTGCCTGCACTCACACCAAATACTTTCCTTCGGGGATCATCTCCCAACGAGCCACAGGAGGTTGTTGTACCAACGAACGTTGCACATGCTCTGCGAGATTCATATAAGCGATCTCAGCTACTAGCAGATGAAATGTGGAAGCGGTGGATAAGGGAATATATTCCCAGCATCAATCATCGGACGAGGTGGTTCACAGAAGCTCGCCCGCTGCAGAAAGGTGATCTAGTGTACGTGGTAGAAGGAGATCGACGGAAATCTTGGATGCGGGGTGTCGTAGAAGAACCGATAGTTTCCAGCGATGGACGAGTGAGGCAGGCGATTGTGCGAACAAACAGCGGAACCTACAAACGTGCGGTTGCAAAATTGGCGGTTCTGGAGATTGCTGAGGGTAACGCTGATCCGGTGGAAGGAGCCGGAACAGGATTACGGGTCGGGGATTGTTGTGGTAGTCACCCCCCTGGTTTGTAGGATTATTGGGTACATTTATACACGGCAATACGTACAGGCAGTTAACAGTGTACGAAGAAGGAGGAAGAGATTAAACTGTCATTCGAAGTATAGAAATCTAAATTACAAGCTGTTCTTATCAAACTAAATCTAAATCTAAAGTTTTCTCTTCTTAACCtaaataaaattactaaaagTATCGGTGTAGGAAGTGCAGATTAAAACTTATAACTACTTATTAAAACGTAAGTTAACCTAAACATGCAATATATTTACTTAAGCTAATATGAGAACAATATGCAGGCGATAGATTTTCCGGAACTGTTCCACGTGGTGTGCGTTGGATTTCGGATCGCTAACAGATAGTTATATGAGGTCAGTACAGAACAAATTTGTATTTACTAAATAGATAGCCATATATCAGACAAATTTCTAACAGCCGATCATCAGAAACCCGGCCAGAGCGATTTGCGGACCGGTTGTAACAGCCCTTTGAGGGAACAAAAGGAGAAACAAAATTTGTAAGAATTCCGATAAAttgatataatgaaactaaaactaattgaaataaaacattTCAGCTTTAAGCTGCCAACTAAAAAAGGCTGCTCTAAGGATTGTTAATCCTCACATCCGAACACAAATGAACCAATTGAAACAAATCAATCAAGCGAATCAAAAagatagaatgaatttaaagaatccagtgaatacaataaatcaaatgaatgaaatggataaaatgaataaaatgattggaatgaatgaaaaggataaaactaataaaaaataaattgaataaaatgaataaatagaacaaatgaatcaaataaacaaaacgaagagaattgataaaatgaataaaatagaagaaaatgaattgattgaaatgaaaaattaagcgatgttaaaaagttataaattaatagaaaaaaattacttgtgaaataaataatttggaagAAATGAATGAatctgaaaaattattaaaatgaagaaactgaaaacatttataaattggaaaaaaccgaatagaatgcatagaaggaaagcaatgaataaaaataggttaaataaatgatatgaataaaataaacgaaaaaaaaaataaactgatcagagtgaatccaaagaataaaacgaataaaatagatcaaatgaacccaaatgaacaaaatgaacaaaaagaatgcttaatgaaataaataattaaaaaggCAAAGATCGCATacttaaaattagtcaaatgttcaaaatgaataaaataaacaagacgaataaaatccttgaaatgaagaaactgaaaaaatggtatcagaaagttatgaattgtttttgaaaatcccatcacATGAAAAATGGCTAATTAGTATGCAATGAACTTTCTaaagttttcattctttttgttttcacctcttcgttttcgttgttcttttctTGGCGGCGTTGGTTAAGAtcatctggtgtttctactttattgatggaccttaattagttataaggaacctggaacgttcaatttgttttggaattcaatatTGGATAGAAAAGTAAGACAAGGTCAAACCTTttaaacagagagcgacagaCGGAGAATGCGATTTGTGAATGGGAAAGGTAgacatttcaaagttttcatttgcattgacgtaaatagtgtgaagctatgctatgtcgatagcacaaaagccattcagttgattataatgcagtctctttccagtcatccttatggCTTGTATATTATTTCGTACTGAAttttcgttcaggaaatatggataaatgagtgcTAAACAGACCAATActacgaaaaagaaatggttctaaTTTTCAGGATAAGTATTTAATTTGTTAGAAACGCAAGCGGACAATGATAGTGTCACTTGACATAATACTGCTCTTGATGGCCATACTTTACATTACAAATCTTAATTTTCTGCgaataaatatgtttctagTTACATTGGTCATGAAAAGGGTACCTTCGGGTTAATTTGTCGTTACACAATAATGTGTAtgacaaaaatgtagtcagatcaaacgTTTCCGTACACAGTACATCCAACGCTTCTAACTAATTGTGTCTtccattgaaacatcaattgaattgtacttagtatagagcaaaaatgAGCAACAATGagttagaagaaacattgtacttGGATCCCCCATTGAGAGTGGAGTCTTTGGGAGATTTCTTTTCCCGGagctaattcgtggatatttttagaCTCTGATCCGTTATTCTTCATAATAGTTCATATCAATACAATGAATATATATGTTAAATAATACATCacaaaaaagatgttcttacttttcacatgacatatttgagcatatgattcatttaataTTCAATTCAGAAACAAAAAGTTTAAATAACGCAgttttcatcttcaaacatccatattacccagttaagttaaatatttttctagatagccatgaattttttttaataatagtGTATATAGAAGctctgaatagaactgaattaaatttgagttgatgtagttttcgatttttggtcgcCTGCCTACCCATAGTTCAACGTTTCGAAAAGATACACCTTTCATCTTGATGGtgagaaaatttgaaaacagttatagttttctcataatacaaacattttgcaaattttctcaggactacaaatattttatttaccaAGTAGAAtaaatattaaacttgttttTACGTGATTGGACATTATTAAATATTTCAGATcatcagaagatcttatcacacagcttagaaatggatagaaaAACAACAAGgaagatgtgagtcgtgacagttaccACGAACACGAAGGAAGGACAGAAAGAGAGGGGGAGAGAGGGGAGAGAGAGAGGCGGCGTGTGAGAAAGGGCAAATTATGTTCAGTGCCGCGACCTTGTacttataggtatattatgcgatatagttagggatcatccataaattacgtagcatatttttttaacaccccccctcCTCCATCCTAGCCTTTCGTCACAaatctctaaataccccctctggtaattacgtagcttgacggtaaccctaccCCCTCTTGTCtcgataaaaaatttaaaaaataagaaaccatgttagttagatgaaacgggtaaggttgtcgtggcatcaggtcaacccctattcccctttaaaaagctacgtagcatgacatgaccccctaccccatGTCCTCACACATCaccacaaaatacaaaactcccccctcccccatataatgctacgtcatttatggatggtcccttattaCTTTAGCCAGGAGCAAAAGTTTTTTCCATTCCTTAGAACTATAAAAAGCGACGTACGTagtacttttttttttttttcgatatctggatttttcgcgaaatggcactCGCTGAAAATATCAATTAAATCGACATAAAATTGCttatttaaaaattatgcaataaaaaataaaatcccaCGCGCGTCGCATTATAGAGGGAACATTTATAGAgggaactgggccaattcggacctagtaagggtttatgagttctagaactggaacgtgtcaaccgatacccaaataattatttttcctGATCGCGCACATGTTTTCCTAAGGCGACTTTTTACGATCTTTTACCGTAATGTGTAAAAACGGTTCTGCGCAAAAGTACATTCCTATTTAGGCCAAAATTATtcctatttattttttattttttatttcccatttcctatttttcaataaattttgagTTGTGAAATGAAACGTTCTCTTTGTTATAAAAAACTTTGtaataaatatacaataaaaagtaagagctcaggccaaattacctaaaaataggTTATGAGGCATAACGTCGAAATCTGTCAACCGATTTGCTAAAACTTATGTTTTCCTGAAACCTCAACCGACTGCGCACACTTTCCTCTCAAACGGTTTTTCGAGAACGCGTATCAGATCGTATGTACGGCAAAAGATCCGAATTGGACCAACCCACATTCTATTAATCACACCCCGATTAAACGGGAACAGTTGATAGCCTcgcccaaaacaagatattaaataaaagatatccGGCAGATCCAAAATCATGATAATGCACTTGATTTATTTAACTGTTGTTTccaacaaaaatcttgtttttcgacttacacatttttcaaaataagcGCTCCGAAACAACATTCGCCCCTAGCGCACGAacacgaaaactgagaaccgcaaaatATTGAGAAATAGAAGCCACAGCCACGGAAATGGtatatacgcttttcataatattgcCATAGCTGAGAAACAGTTGGGGATCCGAATTGGCCagcggtccgaattggcccactCCCCCCCTACTATTTGCAGCAAGCAATAAAGTTTTCTTTTGGAACTAAATTTAAATCAAAacgctcataacaaaaattttcagaaatgtggtagttcgagatattttaaattttgttttatcggaacaattattttgttttattaccaccttttcataagttattcgagGTTCTTCATCAACAACaaaaggtttttcaaaaggcccataaaatttcctgtaactttctgtGTCACATCAAGTCGacattgtaaaccatttgaaagttacacgaaaacatcagcatgaaatttaaaaaaaatgaataaatgaaaaaaaaattattgaaaatttcttCATCATGcgattacattcaaaatgtttattttctccTTAGATTATTGTTGACaacatataaaaaatttaaaaaaaagtttttttgcaatttaaatttttaacataaattattgtttttgtgaaaatgacacaatattttttccagTGTATATTATTATGGTGTGAAGTATTTCTTTTCtctaactcgttctcagatagttttactgtttaaaatacagtaattgaacaaaaaaatgaaagaaatgcaCGCAGAAATGTCTACgctcttttgaaaagtttcccatgtatcaaaatattgcaatagcCAGGGAAAATCATGGAGATACATAAATCGAACACAATTGCGAAGTTTCGTCCGAATAGGTGATgttcatattttgcggtcgaccggtttctcatggaatccctcagctATAGTCTTCATCTGTAGGGTTCGTAATTCCTTTGTAGGATGAAGAATCTAATCATTGCTGTTTTGTGTTGTAAACATGACTTCATGTCCATACCTTTTACTCGTCTCTCCCTTGACAAGACGATATGGTAAATCTTCAAATAACGTAGCTAGCGTGTAGTATACTATATTTCTTctgagtgaagaaaaatttaggtaaaaacaattttgtctccactaaggagataattactttaaacaacttttgcgcgttaagggcacaaaacctataactaaataacCTATGGAAttcgcgtttcgacttcatctcatcagaatctgacactaacttagtgatagcGCTGGGCTTGCGCCGGATTGAAGCTAGGTCCAAAAACGAAAGCACTATTTATATTTCTGAGCAAACAACTCGCCCTATGTGATGTCCAACTGAAGATTGTTTTAGATAGTTTTGGTTTACGATTataattttagatttttaaatacGATTGAATACAAGAATCTACAGTAGAAATTAAAACTTTCTTTATTTGAAATATGGTACCATCAGAAAAGCAACAATTGTCTATTGATATAGATTTTTTCTCTGCGTTTTCTCGGTATAGTTTAGTACCACTTCAGAACTTATCTACAATTGCAAAAATATCACCATGTACAACTTCACGATGCAAACCTAATCAGTTCCACCCGCCATCATGCCagcgacattaaaaatgtaaattAAG carries:
- the LOC131686895 gene encoding uncharacterized protein LOC131686895, coding for MADEKASAEAVGRSCIHCDDDDSADDMVQCDRCDSWVHFRCAGVTEAVKDASWNCSKCSTLLQVPIRTDKKAPSKKGPTKKISTKSDGGSETGRGANLEISLQQMELQQKALESELEEKKIIHEKRLEMERLILEKRKAQRKAQRKEMLAKEKKLMEQQLADEREFLEQQKKLRVNFQRAREELFCLPEGDQEEGAIEREGTSDKVRMWMESIPTDPRGAYPKDLRRAGCNPSETEANAVNKNKLEFPIPKQVPGDLYGRKSGTVDRKQPTLMLNGSGWNSTGNSHQSKFSHNQKGNAFLRSFLLDNEENEEQDEEEEQDSILQQELTEEEETVLRNLVNRRRQNRTGFQRARPARGPTPEQLAARHAVSKHLPIFKGEAEVWPLFISCYETTTAACGFTNTDNLKRLQDSLQGLAKEAVQSRLLLPESVPEVIEDLRKLFGNPEKLLKSLVAKVRRAPGPSLDRLESFLYFGITVKQLCDHLEAAGLHDHLSNPMLVQELVSKLPSEYKLDWVRFKRGKRGTPLRLFTDFTNQIVSEVSEVAEFSGLETKGQREVGKPKGKKEFVHTHAAQNVQPYVAHSMSAPKGKRPCVVCKRTDHKVRFCDDFEKLTLRDRLKLVEKYKLCALCLCDHGRTRCTFNVRCNIDHCKGGHHPLLHRTEELVQVADVECNTHLRSNRSVLFRILPITLHNGKSSVNLIAFLDEGASATLLESTIADKLNADGVPEPLVVHWTANMKHHEDQSRRLDLLISPRGSNTKHQLTSVRTVKNLMLPIQSIKIQDLVNRFEHLKGLSATDYDADAPQIIIGLNNLHLFAPLESRVGGVGEPIAVRSALGWTVYGPDKPLSSAKAFVNHHITHTVSNQELHEILGAQYALEELSTSMVPLAESNEDKRARDILQKTTVRVGDRFETGLLWKNDVPDFPDSYPMAVRRLKALEKRLSRNPALQQNVFQQIVEYQRKGYCHKATKAELGETATNKVWYLPLNVVLHPKKPDKVRLVWDAAAAVNGTSLNSNLLKGPDLLTSLPAVICKFREKSVAFGGDVREMYHQLRIREADKQAQRFLFRFESSRPPEVYVMNVATFGSTSSPCSAQFVKNLNAEEYAGQFPDAAKAIVERHYVDDYYDSVDSEEEAVKRAKEVHFIHSKAGFEIRNWASNSEKVLRELKEPNQERTIHFHQDKVIDRERVLGLIWDTKWDVLSFSIPAQDEVISSGMRPTKRQILSIVMSLFDPLGLLTPFTVLGKILVQALWRTGCDWDEPIDDDSNAKWQQWTEMLPEIERVRIPRSYFGNLHSDSYGQIQLHMFCDAGENAYGCVGYLRIVVNQEVSCSLVMARSKVAPLRQLTIPRLELQAAVLAAQMIKAIRQNHSLEIHRVFIWSDSQTVLSWIRSDQRKYKQFVGFRIGEILSLSNLSDWRWIPSKLNIADCLTKWGRMPSIEPGSSWFRGQEFIYQAPETWPQQVLPPANTTTEMRAVFLFHDIVLTGPFIDTSRISKWNVLIRTVACLYRFISNCRRKCGGQSIETLEPTANQEKLIRGALTATRVGLQQGEYRRAEEALFRMAQSEAFGDEIKTLRKNQELEQDQWIPLERSSPLHKMALLLDSSEVLRLEGRTANAEFLPFDLRFPIVLPKDNAVTARLVQYFHVKCGHAFRETVKSEIKQRFVIPKLSSVIANVEKHCVWCKVHKNRPSIPRMAALPIQRLTPYQRPFTFVGVDYLGPVEVTIGRRAEKRWIVVFTCLVVRAIHLEVAHSLNTQSCLMAIRRFTCRRGPVAEYFSDNGTNFRAASKEIQQLYRDVQKACAEELTDARTQWHFNPPAAPHMGGVWERMVRTVKEVMSALNDGRRLTEEILQTTLCEAEDMINSRPLVFAPQESPLPALTPNTFLRGSSPNEPQEVVVPTNVAHALRDSYKRSQLLADEMWKRWIREYIPSINHRTRWFTEARPLQKGDLVYVVEGDRRKSWMRGVVEEPIVSSDGRVRQAIVRTNSGTYKRAVAKLAVLEIAEGNADPVEGAGTGLRVGDCCGSHPPGL